From a single Candoia aspera isolate rCanAsp1 chromosome 2, rCanAsp1.hap2, whole genome shotgun sequence genomic region:
- the LOC134488887 gene encoding zinc finger protein 239-like, whose protein sequence is MWESEDEVGPCEMPSEINPIKVLKENLWKQGGSNRSEGIPLEKRSDVIISCQDEDFHEILIQGQLMEERKNWCQGAHWRIHRGEKLNKNITFGKSFHQNQNLAEYQLLHSGVKQYKCLECGKGFSQSTHLTSHQRIHTGERPYSCSSCSKSFNQSTSLIQHQRIHTGEKPYQCSECGKSFRHSTSLTSHQRIHTGEKPYKCSDCGKGFCNQSGLINHKTIHTGERPYKCLECGKSFSQSTHLTSHQRIHTGERPYKCSDCNKTFCDQSGLVKHQRIHTGQKPYKCLACGKSFSQSTNLIRHQRIHTGEEALNLTSCNATVTFQLQMPAISKA, encoded by the coding sequence ATGTGGGAGAGTGAAGATGAGGTGGGTCCATGTGAGATGCCCTCAGAAATCAACCCTATCAAAGTACTGAAAGAAAATTTGTGGAAGCAAGGTGGATCAAACAGATCTGAGGGGATCCCCCTAGAGAAGAGGAGTGATGTCATCATTTCCTGCCAGGACGAAGATTTCCATGAAATCCTCATTCAGGGACAACTGATGGAAGAGAGGAAGAACTGGTGCCAGGGTGCCCACTGGAGAATCCACCGAGGGGAGAAACTCAACAAGAACATAACATTTGGGAAGAGTTTTCATCAGAACCAAAACCTTGCTGAGTATCAGCTGCTCCACTCTGGGGTGAAGCAGTACAAATGCTTAGAATGTGGGAAAGGTTTTAGTCAAAGCACCCACCTGACTTCGCAtcagaggatccacacaggggagcgACCATACAGTTGTTCAAGCTGTAGCAAGAGCTTCAATCAGAGCACCAGCCTTATTCAACATCAGAGaatccacaccggggagaaaccctatcaatgctccgagtgtgggaagagcttccgcCACAGTACAAGCCTGACCTCTCACCAGagaatccacacgggggagaagccgtacaAATGCTCCGATTGCGGGAAAGGCTTTTGTAACCAGTCTGGCCTCATCAACCATAAGACCATTCACACGGGGGAGAGGCCATACAAATGCCTCGAGTGCGGGAAAAGTTTCAGCCAGAGCACCCACCTTACctcgcatcaaagaatccacactGGCGAGAGACCGTATAAATGCTCAGACTGTAACAAAACCTTTTGTGATCAGTCAGGACTTGTTAAACATCAGAGGATTCACACGGGGcagaaaccgtataaatgcctgGCGTGTGGGAAGAGTTTTAGTCAAAGCACCAATCTCATTAGACATCAGAGAATCCATACAGGGGAAGAAGCCCTGAATTTAACTTCTTGTAATGCAACAGTTACATTCCAGCTTCAAATGCCTGCCATTTCTAAGGCTTAG
- the LOC134489792 gene encoding neurotrophin receptor-interacting factor 1-like translates to MKMEEDLSPAWPKEEAPEEAREAPSGLQKAVPHNPQADGEGGGPPLEPVHSGFPGHPPQGAASHWVKEEAREGVEGCWEAQWQEFLKKMESPCSSRRSPPFSEEPTPWDNTKAFLDSFEQVAKACQWPREEWVARLLPALSGETKQVFDRMLSRDRVDYGKVKVAILQGDALQREKHRQHFRHFCYQEAEGPTAAYNQLQDLCHGWLKVEIHSKEQILELLILEQFLAILPPEIQSWVWEGSPETCSQAVGLAEEFLQRRREAKDHHGRKVRWWDSGLEGNRTLQIGQEA, encoded by the coding sequence ATGAAAATGGAAGAGGACCTCTCCCCAGCCTGGCCAAAAGAAGAAGCCCCAGAAGAGGCCAGAGAAGCCCCCAGTGGCCTCCAGAAGGCTGTTCCCCACAATCCGCAGGCAGATGGGGAAGGAGGAGGTCCACCGCTGGAGCCAGTGCATTCTGGGTTTCCTGGGCACCCTCCCCAAGGGGCAGCATCCCATTGGGTGAAAGAAGAAGCAAGAGAGGGTGTGGAGGGTTGCTGGGAAGCCCAGTGGCAGGAGTTTCTGAAGAAGATGGAGTCCCCATGCTCAAGCCGGCGATCCCCACCATTCTCAGAGGAGCCCACGCCATGGGACAACACCAAGGCATTTTTGGATTCCTTTGAGCAAGTGGCCAAGGCTTGCCAGTGGCCCAGGGAGGAGTGGGTGGCCAGGCTCTTGCCGGCCCTCAGTGGAGAGACCAAACAGGTCTTTGACAGGATGTTGTCCAGGGATAGAGTGGAttatgggaaagtgaaagtggcCATCTTGCAAGGGGATGCCCTGCAGAGGGAGAAGCATCGCCAGCACTTCCGGCATTTCTGCTATCAGGAGGCCGAGGGACCCACCGCAGCATACAATCAGCTTCAAGACCTTTGCCATGGGTGGCTGAAGGTGGAGATACACTCCAAGGAGCAGATCCTGGAGCTGTTGATCCTGGAGCAATTCCTGGCCATCCTGCCCCCAGAGATCCAGAGCTGGGTCTGGGAAGGCAGCCCTGAGACTTGCTCCCAAGCGGTGGGCCTGGCTGAAGAGTTCCTTCAGCGGCGACGAGAGGCCAAGGACCACCATGGAAGGAAGGTGAGATGGTGGGACTCTGGTTTAGAAGGTAATAGAACCCTTCAGATTGGCCAAGAAGCTTAG